Within Aneurinibacillus sp. REN35, the genomic segment ATGCACTTGCTAGATTTCATAGAATGATTTTCTAGTAAAATAGTATGTCCAACGGCTAAAAGATTTAAACGGAGAAATTAGAGGGTCGTCTATTTTTTCTGCAAAAACTTCTGAACCACGCCATAGTGGGCATCAGAGCCCCAAAGCGAAGAGCACAAATCGATTTCTTCTTCAATGCAGACTTCTCGCGCAAGACCGGAATCAACCATTTTAGCCACTTTCATATATGCTTCAATGCCAGCGAGCGGCTTATCTGCAATTTTAGCCGCAAATGCCATTACTTCACTGCGCAGCGTATCATGAGTATATACACGATCAATAAAACCGATCTCCTTACCTGATGCGGCATCGAACAGATCGCCCGTTAACAGCAGTGTAAGCGCATTGTTCGTACCAATCTTCTCCATCAAGCGCGTGCCGCTTCCCCAGCCGGTAATGATATGCATCCCAATCTGGACAAACCCCATCTTCGCTTGATCGCTCGCCATACGAAAACGACAAGCGGCTGCAAACTCACATCCGCCTCCGATCGCAGCTCCGTTAATCATTGCAATCGTCGGCTTCGGGTAGCGGTCGATCTTGCTAAGCAGGCGACCCACGCGCATAAGCATCGGGTAGGACTTATCCTTCGTACGTACAGACAGAAACTGATCTAGGTCTCCGCCGGATACGAATGCTTTATCTCCTGCTCCTGTAAAGACAATAACCTTTACACTTTCATCGGCTGCAAGCGTATCAAGGCATTCATCCAACTCTTCTACCATTTCAAAACTGATGGCATTCCGGACAGCCGGGCGGTTTAGTGTAATTACAGCGATTCCATCCTGTTTGTCTACCAAAATCGTATTCATGCTCTCTCTCCTCTATCGTTTATGTATTTGTCGTATATTCAGTCAGCCGGTTGAGCAGGCGATGAATCTCATACTCGGCAAACTTCTTCTGCGCCCGTTCCATATCGATACACCATACGCAATCGTCAAGCAGGATGCCGCACTCCACTTCTTTTTTTATGGTGGCCAATTCACGAGATAGATGAAGCATATCAATTCCTTCTGTAATCTTCTTACGCAAGCTTGGAGATAGCTTATCTATATTGACTAGTAAGTTCTCAATCGTCTCGTACTCGCTGATGAGCTTAATCGCCGTCTTCTCCCCAATGCCTTTAACACCCGGATAATTGTCGGATGCATCACCCATCAGTCCTTTGACGTCCACCATTTGAATAGGGCTTAATCCCTTTTCCGCATGCAGAACATCGAGGGTATATACTTTATAATTGGAGAGCCCTTTTTTCATGATGGCGACATGGACATTCTCTTCGATTAATTGCAGTGCATCATGATCGCCTGTAAGGATAATTACCTGCGCTTCTTTAGCAAAGACATGGCTTAGCGAACCGATCACATCATCCGCCTCATAGCCCGCAACACCTATATTCGGCACACCAAGAGATGCTACCATGTCCTTGACTAATTCAAACTGCGGCAGTAAATCATCCGGTGCCTCTCCCCGATTCGCTTTATATGCGGGGAACTTCTCATTGCGAAACGTCTTCGCTCCCATATCCCAACAGCAGATGATATGGGTAGGGGCAAAAGTGCCGATCGCATCAAAAAAATATTGCATGAATCCATAAACCGCATTTGTCGGATAACCATTCTTCGCATACATCGGTCCACGATTCACCAGTGCATAGTAGCCGCGAAACAGCAGACTCATGCCGTCTACAAGCATAATTTTATGTGGTTGCAACGTCATCTCCTCCAGCTCTTATTGTAGCATAAAAGGCCGACGGAAATTCCGTCGGCCTTTACTCACAGTAGTTTGATGTAATATTATGCTAGTAAATCTTGCATTGCACTGCGATTATAGCCAATAATCAGATTCTCCCCGTCAAAAATAATTGGACGGCGAAGTAATCTCGGCTCTTCGCTCACCATCTCCAATAGTTCAGAGACGCTCATATCTTCAATATCCTTATCTAGCTCTTTAAACTTACGGCTGCGTGTTGAGAGGATGTCGTCCGTTCCGTTGTTAGTCATTTTTATAATTTCTAACAATTCTTCAGATGAAGGAGGGTTTTTGAACAGATGGCGCTCATCATACTCGATGCCTTTTTCTTTTAAGAACGCTTTCGCTTTACGGCAAGAGGTGCAGCTTGGATAAGTATAGAATGTCAGATGGTGATCACTCATCCCCGGTCATCTCCTTGTCAACTAATCCCGCTAAGATTAATAACTAATATATAGCTTATAAAAAAACTAAAGTGAGATAAATTTAAAATCCCTATCTTCTAAATCAACTTAATTATATTATTGTGCTTTATTCTATGTCAATAGTGTTTACAAAAGTTTCATTTACCCTTTCCTTTATTTGTACTATAATTAACTCCAGATAGAAGAATTTTGAGGGGGACTACCAGTGGAAAATGAAACTTTAAAACTAACGAGCGTGCTCGCTGACCCGACCCGCTTTTCCATTTACCAATACATCGTGTCAAAACACAGCTCAGTTACCGTGCAGGAAATGGCCGAACAGTTCGATATTCATCCAAATGTCGCACGTCTTCACCTGACAAAACTTGAAGATGTGAATCTTCTAGATTCCACCTCTGAGAAAACAGGAAAAGGCGGTCGTCCCAGCCGTTTGTATTCATTATCCGACCAGGTTATCAGCCTTCAATTTCCGCCTCGGGATTATCAATTATTAGCTACTATCGCTATTGAGACGCTTCTTTCTTTAGGCGATATGGGACAGAAAGCGCTTTACGATATGGGAAGAAGATTCGGGCATGAAGCGGCACGGCAGGCCATCGAAAGAGAACGTACCGGCATCTCCGAGATGAAGCCGGAGGAAAAAATCAATTCGATCCACCGCTTGGTACTTGCGCAAGGGCTGAATCCAGAAATCGAACTTCTTGATGAGCAAAATCTTCGCTTCCGTGTATATAACTGCACATTCAAAGAATCAGCAGTCAAAAATCCGGAAAGTATCTGCCGGATGCACCATGCACTGTTGCTTGGTATCTTCGAAACGTATTTTGGCGAAGACATCTCTTTAATTGAAGAGAACTCCATGCTTGCAGGATGCAAGTCATGCGACTATACGCTCTTGCGCTTATCTTGATGTGTCATATATTGGACAAACCTAGACATTTACAGTACTTGGCAGCTCTATTATAATAAGAATGATTGACACATTTATCTAATAACAGCAGTAAAAGGAGGGAATTAGAGATGGCACGCATGTACCGCG encodes:
- a CDS encoding enoyl-CoA hydratase/isomerase family protein, which translates into the protein MNTILVDKQDGIAVITLNRPAVRNAISFEMVEELDECLDTLAADESVKVIVFTGAGDKAFVSGGDLDQFLSVRTKDKSYPMLMRVGRLLSKIDRYPKPTIAMINGAAIGGGCEFAAACRFRMASDQAKMGFVQIGMHIITGWGSGTRLMEKIGTNNALTLLLTGDLFDAASGKEIGFIDRVYTHDTLRSEVMAFAAKIADKPLAGIEAYMKVAKMVDSGLAREVCIEEEIDLCSSLWGSDAHYGVVQKFLQKK
- a CDS encoding 5'-3' exonuclease, translated to MTLQPHKIMLVDGMSLLFRGYYALVNRGPMYAKNGYPTNAVYGFMQYFFDAIGTFAPTHIICCWDMGAKTFRNEKFPAYKANRGEAPDDLLPQFELVKDMVASLGVPNIGVAGYEADDVIGSLSHVFAKEAQVIILTGDHDALQLIEENVHVAIMKKGLSNYKVYTLDVLHAEKGLSPIQMVDVKGLMGDASDNYPGVKGIGEKTAIKLISEYETIENLLVNIDKLSPSLRKKITEGIDMLHLSRELATIKKEVECGILLDDCVWCIDMERAQKKFAEYEIHRLLNRLTEYTTNT
- a CDS encoding Spx/MgsR family RNA polymerase-binding regulatory protein, with protein sequence MSDHHLTFYTYPSCTSCRKAKAFLKEKGIEYDERHLFKNPPSSEELLEIIKMTNNGTDDILSTRSRKFKELDKDIEDMSVSELLEMVSEEPRLLRRPIIFDGENLIIGYNRSAMQDLLA
- a CDS encoding helix-turn-helix transcriptional regulator, with the protein product MENETLKLTSVLADPTRFSIYQYIVSKHSSVTVQEMAEQFDIHPNVARLHLTKLEDVNLLDSTSEKTGKGGRPSRLYSLSDQVISLQFPPRDYQLLATIAIETLLSLGDMGQKALYDMGRRFGHEAARQAIERERTGISEMKPEEKINSIHRLVLAQGLNPEIELLDEQNLRFRVYNCTFKESAVKNPESICRMHHALLLGIFETYFGEDISLIEENSMLAGCKSCDYTLLRLS